In Streptomyces sp. NBC_01381, the sequence GCAGCAACAGGCTCCGCGGCAACAGCAGCAACAGCAGCCGCAGCAGCCGCAGGGCTACGGCTACGACCCGTACGCGACGGGGCAGCAGCCTCCCGTGCCGCCGTACGACTCCGGGGCGTACGACACCGGTTCGTACCCGCCGTACGGCCAGCAGCAGGCGCCGCAGCAGCAACCGCAGCAGGCCCCCCAGCAGACCCAGACCGGCTGGATCCCGCAGCAGCAACAGCCTCCGCGGCAGCCCCCGGAGGCCGTACCGCCGCAGCCGCAGCCGCAGCCGCGGCGGCCGGCGCCCGAGCGTGAACGCGAGCGTGCGTACGAGACGCAGCAGTTCTCGTTCATCGAGGAGCCGGACGAGGAATCCGAAGACGTCATCGACTGGCTGAAGTTCACCGAGAGCCGCACCGAGCGGCGCGAGGAGGCCAAGCGGCGCGGGCGTTCCCGGGTCGTCGCGCTGATCGTGGTGTTCGCGCTCGTCATCGCGGGCGGCGTCGGCTACCTCTGGTACGCGGGCAAGCTGCCCGGTCTCTCGGACGACAAGACCGGTGGCGGCGGCGCCGCGGCAGGACCGCAGAACCGCGACGTGATCGTCGTCCACCTGCACAACACCAAGGGCGGCGGCACCTCCACCGCGCTCCTGGTGAACAACACCACCGCCAAGCGCGGCACCACCGTGCTGCTGCCCAACTCCCTCTCCGTGACGGACGACGACGGTACGGGGACGACCCTGGGCAAGTCGGTCGACGACGACGGCTCGACCGGCACGCGCGAGTCGATCGACGCGCTGCTCGGCACCCAGGTCGAGGGCACCTGGCGCCTCGACACCCCCTACCTGAACAACCTCGTCGAGCTCGTCGGCAACATCGACATCGACACGAACGCCAATGTCCCCGACCCCAAGGCGAAGAAGGGCGAGGCCCCGCTCGTCAAGAAGGGCGAGCAGCAGACCCTGAGCGGCCCGATGGCCGTCGCGTACGCCACCTACCGGGCGTCCGGCGAGTCCGAGACGGACCAGCTCGGCCGGTTCGGCGCGGTCATGCAGGGCGTCCTGCGGAAGCTGTCATCCGACCCGCAGGCCGCGACGACCACCGTGCAGTCGCTCGCCCAGATCCTGGACCCCTCGCTCAAGGAGAAGGACCTGGGCGCCTTCCTCGCCAAGCTCGCCGACCGCGCCAAGGGCGGCGACTACGCCACCCAGCTGCTCCCGGTCCAGCAGGACGGGACGCTGTCGGAGAAGACCGGCGAGAGCGTGGTCGAGAACGTCCTGGGCGGCGCGGTCAAGAGCCCGGACAAGGACGCGGCCGTGCGGGTCGGCGTCAAGAACGCCTCCGGGACCAAGGGCGCGGGACAGGACGCACGGATCTCCCTGGTCAACGGCGGTTACACCTTCGTCGACAGTGGCGCGGGCTCGGTCGCCCAGGCGGCGTCGCAGGTCACGTACGCCGACACGGCCAAGAAGACGCAGGCCGCCGAGGTCGCCAAGACCCTCGGCCTGCCGGAGAGCGCGGTCCGCAAGGGCAAGACCGCACCGAACGCGGATGTCTCGGTGGTGCTCGGCCAGGACTACAAGACGGGCTGAGACGAGCGCTGTCCGCTGCGTCGCCCCGGCCGGGAACACCGCCGGGGTGACGCAGCAGACAGGGTGATCGAAAAAACGCCGGGGGTGCTGTCGGCGGTCCGTGAGACCCTTGGTGAGGTATTGCCCTCCGAAGGAAAGCTCAACTGTGACCGCCACGGACCGCTCCATCGAGCTCATCACCACCGCCGCGCAGGCGGCGGCCGACAAGCTCGCGCACGACATCATCGCGTACGACGTCAGCGACGTGCTGTCGATCACGGACGCCTTCCTGCTCGCATCCGCGCCCAACGACCGCCAGGTCAAGTCGATCGTCGACGAGATCGAGGAGCAGCTGAACAAGCAGCTCGGCGCCAAGCCGGTCCGCCGCGAGGGGGACCGCGACGCCCGCTGGATCCTCCTCGACTACGTGGACATCGTGGTGCACGTCCAGCACAGCGAGGAGCGTGTCTTCTACGCCCTCGAGCGTCTGTGGAAGGACTGCCCCGAGATCGACCTGCCCGAGGACGCCAAGGCGACCCGCGGCAAGGCCGCCGAGCACGCCGAGCAGCGGGCCGCGGAGGAGGCCGACCTGGACGGTGAGCTTCGGTGAGCAACCGCGGCTGCCGGATCATCCTGTGGCGGCACGGCCAGACGGCATGGAACCTGGAGCGCCGCTTCCAGGGCTCCACGGACATCGAGCTGACCGACACCGGCATCTCGCAGGCCAGGCGCGCCGCCCGGCTGCTCGCCTCGCTGAAGCCGGACGCGATCGTGGCGTCCGACCTCAAGCGGGCCGCGGCCACGGCGGATGAGCTGTCCGCCATCACCGACCTCCCCGTCACGCACGAGGAGGGTCTCCAGGAGACGTACGCCGGTGAGTGGCAGGGCCTGACGCACGACGAGATCATCGCCCGCTTCGGCGACCAGTACGCCGCGTGGAAGCGCGGCGAAGCGGTGCGCCGCGGCGGCGGCGAGCTCGAGACCGAGGTCGCCGACCGGGCCGCGCCGATCGTCCTGCGCCATGCCGAGAAGCTGCCGGACAACGGCACGCTCGTGGTGGTCAGTCACGGCGGCACGATCCGCACCACCATCGGCCGCCTCCTCGGCCTGGAGTCCCACCACTGGGAGGGCCTCGGCGGGCTCTCCAACTGCTGCTGGTCCGTCCTCGGCCAGGGCGCGCGCGGCTGGCGCCTCCTGGAACACAACGCGGGAACGCTGCCGGAACCGGTGCTCGGCGACGACGACTGAGCGCCCCGGAACCGCTTCGGCGGGCGGCCGGACCCGGATTTCACATTCCGGCTGGTCGCAGGCTAAAGTTCTTCTTGTTCGCCCGCCGAGCGGGGAGAACGCAAGGGGCTATAGCTCAGTTGGTAGAGCGCCTGCATGGCATGCAGGAGGTCAGGAGTTCAATTCTCCTTAGCTCCACAATCCGGATCCCGTCCTCGTCAGAGGGCGGGATTTTCCGTTACCGGGGCCGCTATGGGGCCGTCGGTTCTATGGATCCCATCGGTTCTACGAGGGCTATGGGTTCTATGGCTTCCACGGGCCACAGCGGCTCCCGCATCTCGCGCAGTCGCGCCGTCCGCTGCCTGCTCTCCTCGTCGTCCGGTGTGTACGCGACGATCCGGCACTCCGGCATGCCGTTGATGGACAGCGAGACCGACGTCATCCGCAGCTCGCCGACCGCCTCGTGCCGGAACGTCTTCACACGGGGTCCCGGCGGCGCCACGTTCCCGCTCTCCCACAGCTCGGCGAAGAGCGGGCTCGCGGAGGACATGCGGTGGATGAACGCCTCCCAGGCGGGCTCGCCCACATGCCGGCCGTACGCACTGCGCAGCGTCGCCACCATCACCGGCAGCTCCGTCTCCCGGTACACCAGCGGGCACACGGGGTCGGGCACGATGAACAGCGTCCACAGCACGTTCGGTACGCCGAGCGCCGCGACCTGCGGGACGAAGAAGAGGTCGCGGTAGGCGGGGTTGGTGGCGAGGATGTCGTACCGCGCGTTGTAGACCACCGCCGGGTGCGGATCGAGGGCGTCGATGATGCCCTGGATCTCCGGGCCGACGGCCTTGGCGGCGCACTCCGGGTCCGGCGAATAGGGCACCTCGGCCAGGTGGTAGAGATGCTCGCGCTCGGGCTGCTCCAGGCGCAGCGTGCGCGCCACGGCGTCCAGGACCTGCGCGGACGCGTTGATGGGGCGGCCCTGCTCCAGCCACGTGTACCAGGTGACGCCCACCCCGGAGAGCTGCGCGACCTCCTCGCGGCGCAGGCCCGGGGTGCGGCGGCGCAGGCCGGGCGGCATGCCCACATCGGCCGGTGTCACCCGGGCCCTGCGGCTGCGCAGGAAGGCGGCGAGCTCCGGCCGCCGTCGCTGAGTCGTCCCCATCGTCGTCACATCCCCCATCGTCCGTGCCCGCGCCGAGCGCTGCCAGGTGCTGTCAGTACCAGCATCGGCAGGCTCTCGTTACCCGTACCGAGCCGCGCGCAGGCTCGCTGCCATGGCAACGGCAACTCCGACCGATCCCACTGGTCCAAGTCACCTCCTCAGTAAAGCCCCCGGCACTGACAATCGCCCCGGACGGCTGCTCGCGGTCGTCATCGCGGCCCAGTTCATGGCGCTGCTCGACGTCTTCATCGTCAATGTCGCCGCCCCCACCATCCGCGACGAACTCGGCGCGTCCGGCGCCGGGTTGCAGCTGGTGATCGCCGGCTACACCATCACGTACGCGGTGCTGCTCATCACCGGAGCGCGGCTCGGCGAACGCGTCGGGCACCGGCGGATGTATCTCGTGGGGCTCGCGGTCTTCACCGTCGCCTCGCTCGCCTGCGGACTCAGCCAGGGCACGGGCGAGTTGATCGCCTTCCGGCTGCTGCAGGGCGCGGGCTCGGCGCTGCTCATCCCGCAGGTGCTCAGCCTGATCCAGCGCAACTTCACCGGCGAGGCGCGCACGCGGGCCCTCGGCGCGTACTCGGCGGTCCTCGCGATCGGGGCCGCGGCGGGCCAGGTGCTCGGCGGAATCCTGGTCAGCGCCGATCTGTTCGGCACCGGCTGGCGCCCGGTGTTCCTGGTGAACGTGCCGGTCGGCGTGGCCCTGCTCGTCGTGGCGGGGCGGGTGCTGCCGCGCGACGGCGGCGGTGGCGTCGGGCGGGGCGGGGAGACGGTGGGGGAGCGGGCCGGGGAGACGGCGGGGGAGCGGGCCGGGGAGGCGGCGACGGCGCGGGCCCGCGGGCTCGATCTGCCGGGGCTTGTGCTGCTCGGCGCCGCGGTGTCGCTGTTCACCGTGCCGCTGGTGCTCGGCCAGGAGAAGGGCTGGCCGCTGTGGTCATGGCTCTGCCTCGGTGCGGCGGCGGTCGTCTTCGCGCTCTTCTGCGGCTACGAGTCCCGGCTCTCCCGCGGTGGCGGGGCGCCGCTGATCGCGCCGCGGGTCCTGCGCATCCCGGGCATGGGCCTCGCGGTCTTCCGGATCGCCGTGGTGATGGCGGTCAACGCGGGCTTCCTCTTCGTGCTCACCCTGCACATCCAGGGGGGCCTCGGCTACAGCGCGTTGCGTGCCGGGCTCACGTTCGCGCCGACCGCCGTGGTCTTCGGCGCGGTCGGCCTGACCTGGCGGCGCTGGCCCGCGGCGGCCCAACGCGCGCTGATTCCCGGCGGGTTCGCACTCACCGCGGTGTCCGCGCTCGCCGTGGGCCTGGTCCTTCGCGACGGCGGGGAGGGCGGCCCGTGGCTGTATGCGGCCTTCGTGGGCATTGGCGTGGGCCTCGCCCTCGGCTTCAGCCCGACGCTCACCCGGGCGCTTTCCACCGTGCGCCCGGAGGACGCCGCGGACGCCAGCGGCCTGCTCTCGACGGTCGCACAGCTCGGCCAGCTGACCGGTGTCGCGGCCTTCGGCGCACTTTTCCTCAACCGGCTTGAGTCACAAGGGGCCCCGGGGGCGTATTCATCCGCGGACGCGCTCCTGGTGTGCTCGTACGCACTGGCAGGGGCGGCCGCCCTTGGCGCCGTGTCCGGACTGGTACGAATGCGTCGCTGACCGGTTCGCTCAGACCGTGGCAGAATCGGACGGCCGGAAGGGGACCGCACCAGATCACCGAATGTGACCCGACGGAAGGGAGAGCGATGCCTGCGAGCATCCTCGAAGGGGCCGAAGGCCTCATCGATGTGGCCGCGCCGCGCCGCGCTGCCGCTCCCTTCGCGGCGATCGCCCTCCTGACCTGTCCGTCCTGCGGTTCGTCCCATGTCGCCCAAGTGCTCGGCGACAACGGCGGTGTCTCGTACGTGTGCACGGCCTGCGGCCACAGCTGGAGCTGATCGATGGGTGCACACAGGCGGAAGTGCGACTGGTGCGGCAGTGGTACGCCGATCGTCCGCGACATGGAGCCGGTCAACCAGGACTACCAGTACTGGTGCGAGGAGTGCGCGCGGGCGCTGATCATAAAAGGCGACCCCATCGAGACGTACCGCGAGCTCGAAGGGGAGCCGATCTACGGTCGGCTGCTCGACGAGCACTGCACGCTCAAGCGCTTCTACTCCTTCGCCACGGCTTGATCGCCGGTCGGGTCATCCGGCGTCCCATCCCTTCGACCCCTTGCAGCAGGAACGCCAAAGCGGTCACTACGTAGAGGGCGGACAGCGTCATCTGGCCATAATTCTGGCCGAGTTCAAGCCGTCCCACGCCATGCGGCACCCACCACAGGGCGTACGAGCAGAAGACCAGCGTGACGGCTCCGGTCGCCGCCCATCTGGCCAGGCCGCCCCGGCGCACCGCCGCCGTCCACGCAAGCAGCGCCATCGGTACGCACCACACCCAGTGGTGCGACCACGACACCGGGCTGACAAGGAGCGCCGTCGCCGCACAGGCCACCGCCGCGCGGGCGCGCTCCCCGCGCAGCTCGGCGGCGACGGCGACGGCGAGGCCGACCGCGCCGACCGCCGCCGCGGTCACCGCCCATCGCAGGCCCGGTTCCTCGGTGTGCAGAAGCCGCGCGAGGACCCCGCGCAGGGACTGGTTCGCGGTGTCCTCGGCGAGCCCGACCCGGCCCGCGTCGAAGACCATCCGGGTCCAGAAGCGCCAGGAGTCGTACGGCAGGACGGCGGCCGCGAGCAGCGTCGCGCCGGCGAACGAGGCGGCGGCCACGCACGCGTGCCGCACATGTACCCGCCACTGCCCCCGCCGCACGGCCTCGGCGGCACCGGTCAGCAGCAGGAACACCGCGAAGAGCGCGGGCGTGAGCTTGATCGCCGCTGCGACGCCGATGCCCACGCCCGCCCAGCGGTGGCCCGGCCGCCGGGACAGGTCCCACAGGACCAGGACGGCGAGCAGCAGATTGATCTGGCCGTACCGCAGCGTGGTCCACACCGGCTCCGCCCAGATCGCGAACGCGGCCACCCACAGGGCGCTCTCCACGCGCGCGTGCAGCGGATCTCCGATCAGGCGCAGGGAGAGGCGGACGAGCACCACGAGCAGCAGCAGGTTCCCGAGCGTCGCCAGAGTCCGCATGTCCGCCGTGTCCAGGAGCGTCAGCGGCGTGAAGAGGAGGGCGGCGAACGGCGGGTAGGTGGTGGGCAGATGGGCCTCGGTGGTGCGCAGCGCGTAGAGGTCGCCGCCCGCGCGCACGGTCTCGCCCTCGGCGCGGTAGACCATCAGGTCGATCATCGAGACGTCGGCGGCACGCTGCGCGAGCCAGAAGGCCGTGAAGGACAGCAGGCAGCCCCAGGCGGCGGGGGGAACGCGGCGACGGGCGGCGGCGAGCGCGATCACGGTCACGAAGGCAGACAGTACCGGCCGTATCCGTACAGAAGGGAAACGATTTGGTGGAGCACGGGGAGGACCGTGTAATGTTGGCGGAGCCGCCGGGGGAACCGGGCGGAAGCAAACAAGGGGCTATAGCTCAGTTGGTAGAGCGCCTGCATGGCATGCAGGAGGTCAGGAGTTCAATTCTCCTTAGCTCCACAGAAGATGAGAGCGGGCCACCCGGATCGGGTGGCCCGCTTTCGTGTGTCTAGGAGCGCCCGCTTCCCAGTGCCCTGCGGCCGCGGCCCGGTGGCAGGGCGGGAGGCAGTGCCGGGCGCGGTGGTGCCACCGAGGGGTCCTCCTCGATGCGGAGCGCGAGCGCCGGGCAGCGGCGTACGGCACGCGCGGCGCGCGCTTCGGAGTACTGCGGTACGGGCGCCTCCGCGACGCCGGGGAAGCCGTCCGGGCCCAGCTGGATCAGCTCCGGGACGATGTCCGCGCACAGGCCGTGGCCCTGGCAGAGCGTCCAGTCGACAGCGAGCTTGCGACCGCTCGGCGCCTCTCCCTGGGGGGCCTCCGCCTGGAGCGGCAGGACACCCTCCACGGGGCGGCCGCAGCCGCCGCCCAGGACATGTGCGGCGAGGTCGTCCGTGAACGCCGAGATCGTCGAGTCCAGGAAGGCCGCCGAGCCGTCCGGGTGCTTGCAGGCGCCGCGCCGCTTCACGGCCCGGGTCACCTCGCGCAGCGCCTCCAGGGCGGTCGGTCCGCCGCCGTCCAGGATGTCCGCGAGGCCGCGCGCCGCCGCCGGAAGCCCCAGATAGCAGGGGCCGCACTGGCCCGAGCTCTCGGCGGCCAGCCAGTGCGCCACGCGCAGCGACTCCCCGAGGGCGCAGGTGCCCGGGCCGATGGGCAGGATGGCGCCCGCGCCGAGCGCGCCGCCGCAGGCCTCCAGGGAGGCGCGTGAGACGACCGCGTCATGGGCGGTGATCGCGTCGAGCCATTTGCCGTGATAGCCGCCCGTCAGGACGCCCTGGGGGAGCGGCGGCGCGCCGGCCAGCTGCAGGACGTACCGCAGGGGCACTCCGGTGGGGACCTCCACCACCATGGGGCGGGCGACCGCTCCGGAGACGGTGAGCAGCACCGTGCCCGGCTCGTCCCGCAGGCCGGTGCGGCGGTAGCGGTCGGCGCCGATCCGGGCGGCGACCGCGAGCTGGGCGAAGGTCTCCGCGTTGGACAGCAGCGTGGGTGCGCCGCCGACCCCGGAGTCGGAGGTCCGCAGTTTGCGCCCCGGGGGCAGCGGCGGGCCGCCGTCCGCCGAGCGGACCAGGGCCGACGACTCGCCGGTCACCATGCGCACCGGATTGCGCTGCACGCGCGCGCGGATGCCCGATCCGCGCCGGTTGGTCAGGCCGCGCTCGGCGAGCGCCGACCGCATGGAGGACTCCGTGGAGTCGCGGGTCACGCCGATGACGAGGGTGCGGGCGCCCAGCGCCTCGGCCGCGAGGAGCGCGCCGTCCAGGATGAGGTGCGGGGCGCGGTTGATCAGGACGGTGTCCTTGCGGCAGGCCGGTTCGTCCTCGCTTCCGTTGACGACGACCACGGGGCGCACCCCGCGACGGATCGCGGCGTCGGCGACCGCGCGCAGCTTCCGGGCGAAGGGGAAGCCCGCGCCGCCCCTGCCGCGCAAGGAGATGTCTTCGGAGAGGGTGGCCAGAGACTCACCTGCCATCGGTTCCAGGGGCCCGTGCACCTTCAGGTGCATCGCCAGATCAAGGCGCTCGACCAGGTCGAAGCCCGAGGTCAGGAGCGGAAGTCCGACCACGCGGACTTCGGGGACATCGGGCAGCGACGCGTTCACTTGGGGCCTCCGGTGGCGGCGTTCCAGGGTTCGCCAGGACTCGGCGCCTGGAAGGTGTGGGGCAGCGGTTCGGTGGCGGGACCGCTGTCGTACGGGGCTTCGTACGTGGGCGTGGGGTCGTACGCCGGTTCGTACGTGGAGCCGTACGAGGTGTCGTGGGAGCGGTAGGCGGCCTCTTCGGAGACGTACGCCGTGTCGTGCGTGGTGTCGTAGGAGTCATTGGAGGAGTCGTACGGCATACGAGGGGCCTCGGCGGGAGGCGGCGGGGACGGGGACGGCCAGCGGGGCGGCGGGTCGGTGACGGGCAGGACCTCCGTGGGCCTGTTGTCGGATGCGAGCACGCGGTAGGCCGCGGCGATGCCGACCACGGGGGTCGGATCGGGCTCGGCTTCGGGGTAGGGGGCACGGCCGGGAGCGCCGGTCGTGCCGGGGAGCGGCGATTCGGCGGTGTCCCTGCGGGCGGGCCTGTTCCGCTTCTCCGGTTCGAGGACGGCCAGGATCCGGGCGGCGACCTTCCGCTTGACCGGGAGCGGGGCGGCGCGCAGCGCGACGGCTCCCGCGACGGCGACCAGGCACAGGCAGTAGAGGGCGATCACCCACGGTTTGGGCGCGCGTCCCGCGTACAGGCCGTGGATCAGCGCCGAACACCAGGCGGGGTAGGCGAGCATGTGCAGCGCCCGCCAGCGCGAGGCGATCTGGGCCGGTGACGCGAAGGCGCTGCGCAGGGCCCCGGTGATGCCCGTGGCCACCATGAGGAGCCCGGCGAGCGAGCCGAGGCCGATGAGCCCGTCGCTTCCGGAGAAGCCGAGGCCGAAGGGGATGAGCGCGCCGACCGGCGACACATGGTCGAGCGCGAGTTTGACGGTGACGTGCAGCAGCAGGAAGCCGATGGAGGCGACCGCCGTGGCCCGGTGCACGGCCTGGGCGAGCAGTCGCTGACGGGAGTGCAGGAAAAGGCGGTCCGTGGCGACCAGGCCCCAGACGACGGCGCCGGTCAGGCTGACCAGGGACAGGACGCCGGTGGTGAAGTCGAGGGCGGCGCGGAAGGCGTCGCTCCCGGCTATGACGAGCAGGGGTATCAGCAGCAGCGCCGCCGTGGAGAGGATCCCGCGGGTGGTTCTGCTGGGCTCGGGGAACGCGGGGAACGTGCGGCTTTTGCGATCAGTGCGGCTCTTGCGGCCCGAACGGGGCGAACGGGCCTTGCGAGTGGTGCGAGTGGTGCGGCTCGTGCGATCGGTGCGGCTTGCGCGGCTCTTGTGATGAGGATTCAGAGGGTTCATGGGGGCGACTCCGAGATGGCTCGATCGCCGCATGCTAAGTCGCCGCATACCAGTGAGTACGAGGTTTGAGTTATTGCGTTGTTATAAAACCGCGACGCGATCTTGGTGTTGCCCCGATAGTTGTCGGTACGCGGAGTAACCCTTGGCCAAAGGTGGAGTCCGAGCTTCCGGTGGGCCTCCGGAGCGTCATGAGGCGTGATCGAGCGTCACGGCCCGGCTCGTCGCGGGCCGCGCGGGCGCTGCGGTACCCTGACGCCATGCGTGCCGTACGCCTTCTGCTTAGCGGGCCGCGCTGATCAGTCCCGACCGCCGGAAATTCGCGGTCGGCATCGGCGCGGCGTCCCCTCCTGTGTGAGGGGCATTTTTATTTGACCAGGACGGTCAATTCCGCAGGCAGAGACGATCGATGGAGCTTTGAGGATCATGAGCGAGACGAATTCTGCTGCCGCCTCCGAGGTGGCCGCGCCGCACCGCTACACGGCCGTCCTGGCCGCCGAGATCGAGGCACGCTGGCAGGACTTCTGGGACGCCGACGGCACGTACGAGGCGCCGAACCCGAGCGGCGACATGGCGGCGGGCGACGCCGCGCAGGCCGCACTGGTCGCCAAGCCCAAGCAGTTCATCATGGACATGTTCCCGTACCCCTCCGGTGCGGGCCTGCACGTCGGTCACCCCCTGGGGTACATCGCCACGGACGTCTACGCGCGCTTCCAGCGCATGACGGGCCACAACGTCCTGCACACCCTGGGCTTCGACGCCTTCGGCCTGCCCGCCGAGCAGTACGCCGTGCAGACGGGCACCCACCCCCGGGTCTCCACCGAGGCCAACATCGAGAACATGAAGTCGCAGCTGCGCGGTCTGGGCCTGGGCCACGACAAGCGCCGCTCCTTCGCGACGATCGACCCGGACTACTACAAGTGGACCCAGTGGATCTTCGTCCAGATCTTCAACTCCTGGTACGACGACGAGGCGAAGAAGGCCCGTCCGATCGCGGACCTGGTCGCGCAGTTCGAGACCGGTGAGCGCGCCGTACCGAACTCCACGCGCGCGTGGCACGAGCTGAGCGCCAACGAGCGCGCCGACGTCCTGAGCGAGTACCGCCTGGCGTACGCCTCCGACGCCCCCGTCAACTGGTGCCCCGGCCTGGGCACGGTCCTGGCGAACGAGGAGGTCACCGCCGACGGCCGCTCCGAGCGCGGCAACTTCCCCGTCTTCAAGGCCAAGCTGCGCCAGTGGAACATGCGCATCACCGCGTACGCCGACAGGCTGCTGGACGACCTGGACGCCCTGGACTGGCCCGAGGCAATCAAGCTGCAGCAGCGCAACTGGATCGGCCGCTCCGAAGGCGCCCGCGTCGACTTCCCGGTCGGCTCCGGAGACGACGCGATCACCGTCTTCACGACCCGTCAGGACACCCTGTTCGGCGCGACCTACATGGTCCTGGCGCCCGAGCACGAGCTGGTCGACAAGATGATCCCGGCCGCCTGGCCCGAGGGCACCCACGACGTGTGGACCGGCGGGCACGCGACGCCGGCCGAGGCCGTCGCCAAGTACCGCGCGTTCGCCGCCGCCAAGTCCGACGTGGAGCGCCAGGCAGACGCCAAGGAGAAGACCGGCGTCTTCACCGGCGTCTACGCCACCAACCCGGTCAGCGGCGAGCAGGTCCCGGTCTTCATCGCCGACTACGTACTGATGGGCTACGGCACCGGCGCGATCATGGCCGTCCCGGCGCACGACAGCCGAGACTTCGCCTTCGCCCGCGCCTTCGAGCTGCCCATGCGGTGCGTGGTCCAGCCCTCGGACGACCGTGGGACCGACGCGTCGACGTGGGAGGACGCGTTCGGTTCGTACGAAGCGAAGCTGGTCAACTCCTCCGGAGAAGGCATCTCGCTGGACGGCCTGGGGGTCGTCGAGGCCAAGGCGCGCATCACGGAGTGGCTGGCCCGCAAGGGCATCGGCGAGGGCACCGTCAACTTCCGCCTGCGCGACTGGCTGTTCAGCCGCCAGCGTTACTGGGGCGAGCCCTTCCCGATCGTCTACGACGAGGACGGCATCGCCCACTCGCTGCCCGAGTCGATGCTGCCCCTGGAACTGCCGGAGGTCGACGACTACAGCCCGCGCACCTTCGAGCCGGACGACGCGGACACCTCTCCGGAGACGCCGCTGTCCCGCAACGAGGACTGGGTCAACGTCACCCTGGACCTGGGCGACGGGCCCAAGAAGTACCGCCGCGAGACCAACACCATGCCCAACTGGGCCGGTTCCTGCTGGTACGAACTGCGCTACCTGGACCCGAACAACGACCAGAAGCTGGTCGACCCGGCCATC encodes:
- the leuS gene encoding leucine--tRNA ligase, yielding MSETNSAAASEVAAPHRYTAVLAAEIEARWQDFWDADGTYEAPNPSGDMAAGDAAQAALVAKPKQFIMDMFPYPSGAGLHVGHPLGYIATDVYARFQRMTGHNVLHTLGFDAFGLPAEQYAVQTGTHPRVSTEANIENMKSQLRGLGLGHDKRRSFATIDPDYYKWTQWIFVQIFNSWYDDEAKKARPIADLVAQFETGERAVPNSTRAWHELSANERADVLSEYRLAYASDAPVNWCPGLGTVLANEEVTADGRSERGNFPVFKAKLRQWNMRITAYADRLLDDLDALDWPEAIKLQQRNWIGRSEGARVDFPVGSGDDAITVFTTRQDTLFGATYMVLAPEHELVDKMIPAAWPEGTHDVWTGGHATPAEAVAKYRAFAAAKSDVERQADAKEKTGVFTGVYATNPVSGEQVPVFIADYVLMGYGTGAIMAVPAHDSRDFAFARAFELPMRCVVQPSDDRGTDASTWEDAFGSYEAKLVNSSGEGISLDGLGVVEAKARITEWLARKGIGEGTVNFRLRDWLFSRQRYWGEPFPIVYDEDGIAHSLPESMLPLELPEVDDYSPRTFEPDDADTSPETPLSRNEDWVNVTLDLGDGPKKYRRETNTMPNWAGSCWYELRYLDPNNDQKLVDPAIEQYWMGPRAGQPTGGVDLYVGGAEHAVLHLLYARFWSKMLFDLGHISSAEPFHKLFNQGMIQAYVYRDSRGFPVPATEVEERDGQYFFEGEPVKRELGKMGKSLKNAVTPDEICEEYGADTLRLYEMAMGPLDVSRPWDTRAVVGQYRLLQRMWRLIVDESTGEVTVADVAETEIAEGTLRALHKAIDGVRQDLGGMRFNTAIAKITELNNYLTKEGGALPRSVAERLVLLIAPLAPHVGEELWRRLGHSDSVVHQDFPVADPAFVVDETVTCVVQIKGKVKARLEVSPAISDDELEKVALGDERVLAALDGAGIRKVIVRAPKLVNIVPA
- a CDS encoding cytochrome b/b6 domain-containing protein codes for the protein MNPLNPHHKSRASRTDRTSRTTRTTRKARSPRSGRKSRTDRKSRTFPAFPEPSRTTRGILSTAALLLIPLLVIAGSDAFRAALDFTTGVLSLVSLTGAVVWGLVATDRLFLHSRQRLLAQAVHRATAVASIGFLLLHVTVKLALDHVSPVGALIPFGLGFSGSDGLIGLGSLAGLLMVATGITGALRSAFASPAQIASRWRALHMLAYPAWCSALIHGLYAGRAPKPWVIALYCLCLVAVAGAVALRAAPLPVKRKVAARILAVLEPEKRNRPARRDTAESPLPGTTGAPGRAPYPEAEPDPTPVVGIAAAYRVLASDNRPTEVLPVTDPPPRWPSPSPPPPAEAPRMPYDSSNDSYDTTHDTAYVSEEAAYRSHDTSYGSTYEPAYDPTPTYEAPYDSGPATEPLPHTFQAPSPGEPWNAATGGPK